A region of Anopheles merus strain MAF chromosome 2R, AmerM5.1, whole genome shotgun sequence DNA encodes the following proteins:
- the LOC121589863 gene encoding thioredoxin domain-containing protein 17-like, with translation MVHKHHVAGYDAFVAFMKDFNGNGGAINILFTGAKLENGLSWCGDCVDAAPFIEKAIETNAPENSHFIYVDVGDRPTWKDMNNPFRKDTNTHLSVIPTMIRWKQPQRLEGEQCGKADLLELFFSEDD, from the exons ATGGTGCATAAACATCATGTCGCCGGATACGATGCATTCGTTGCATTCATGAAAGACTTCAACGGAAACGGCGGTGCGATCAATATTCTCTTCACCGGCGCAAAGCTCGAGAATGGCTTGAGCTGGTGTGGCGACTGTGTCGATG CGGCACCATTTATTGAGAAAGCGATCGAAACGAACGCTCCGGAGAATTCGCATTTCATCTACGTCGATGTGGGCGATCGTCCAAC CTGGAAGGATATGAACAATCCTTTCCGCAAGGACACCAACACGCATCTGTCCGTCATTCCGACCATGATCCGGTGGAAGCAGCCGCAGCGCCTCGAAGGCGAACAGTGCGGCAAGGCCGATCTGCTGGAACTGTTCTTTTCGGAAGACGACTAA
- the LOC121589854 gene encoding uncharacterized protein LOC121589854 has product MAIPASRVLINDLESKDELYTVLLEELRKSGIKYRKEKNSKASQDKAKSKRIFKTPLHALELTDVLLASGGIVQIPLFVSNACQLILENVDTEGLFRKAGSNKRQQQIKAGLESGIPLGKSHHVIDVANIIKTFFRDLPEALLPCGNVQEALIRCLIGGGNDEKVHKLMMTCLLLPPLTLNTLAYFMQFLHTVSMHADKNKMTTENLALILTPSIMPITESIQQRFNSHVRVLQLLIEHSQQIGLIPETILGQLKDDIGSNASMLMSNVTDKKKKKRRSGSLTRMFNGFKKMVSAIGSSENLDKTDEKCENDPTLTIGTPCLSKSAKKRKVTEGNAFSAKKKKEVTSMLPDNHDLLPCTPLVVKEPKKSRLSLGGSKKPGKVVQRLLPSGSIPSIAEGKPMERRWSVVGAPWGRKKHNRNKPPETDSKADGDSGAKTEDELDSESRRKSLLLAGGRMSPVVSMPCLVSVDPLSTTMNNMNGELVEVTAEDEADGEDFLKIRRSEYEAIKKRMSDIETKLSKEFTALVGREDVLLDNVEDKYRQTLEQTEPIEATCATTDQLAKRLSRELKIRRSGEHKVIRSPSARKIGTIRRRSQEAVRLSRNQSWHIGNGTKDFSAAVANGATVDLSFYTKPGGLRRGRPNTVQTGLKAPDPSTTTATTGADLEPAVRAIEKQTTTPLRTSLTTSMGGGNYTDEEKEEKWVNAESYFETHNVTDDNASSVMDTTAEFLTPCKVLMEDYFKTPEQTSRRASLRSASKQQNAFCTPTPFVTRIDINTQGIKTPMLPPVVPPRIKTPARTPKLPPRTPGSAVRQPDSASLLKSHITPLQEAQSGRASIARIRSQNAGMVMAKAKLFDGLVTNSGHDSLSGGAPGKRTPIANRRQSAKFRSATVAMPLTVAASEATGALPRESGVHIRQIQKLRSSSAHHHGSVHRSPRKSTPRKRAFTKSTHGGAINRREKLRQATKGSGTANALGSAGATLSSKALLSSPRIVRRLQENMHEHLSAANVNVVSLSPNIKGNVGSKSAMASPKMTTPHIRKQLLRNSPRRILAATPGRDNRMPHGGERFQTPLKATPLSRLAICTAPGFENSPDRTPHTRAANVR; this is encoded by the exons ATGGCCATTCCAGCTTCGAGAGTGTTAATAAACGACCTGGAAAGCAAAGACGAACTGTATACAGTGCTGCTGGAAGAGTTGCGTAAAAGTGGAATCAAGTATCGCAAGGAAAAAAACTCCAAAGCGTCCCAG GATAAagcgaaatcgaaaagaaTCTTCAAAACGCCTTTGCATGCGCTAGAGCTAACCGATGTGCTGCTTGCTAGCGGCGGCATAGTGCAGATACCGCTGTTTGTGTCGAACGCTTGTCAGTTGATTCTGGAAAATGTAGACACGGAAGGGCTCTTTCGGAAGGCCGGTTCCAACAAACGCCAGCAACAGATCAAG GCGGGTTTGGAGTCCGGCATTCCGTTGGGCAAATCGCATCACGTCATTGACGTCGCTAACATCATCAAGACGTTCTTTCGCGATCTGCCCGAAGCGCTGCTACCATGCGGAAACGTGCAGGAGGCCCTGATCCGGTGTCTAATCGGTGGTGGCAACGACGAGAAAGTGCACAAGCTCATGATGACCTGTTTGCTTTTGCCACCGCTGACGCTCAACACGCTAGCCTACTTTATGCAGTTTCTCCATACGGTGTCGATGCATGCCGATAAGAACAAGATGACGACGGAAAACTTGGCCCTAATTTTAACGCCAAGCATCATGCCGATAACGGAATCGATTCAGCAGCGATTTAACAGCCACGTCCGGGTGCTGCAATTGCTGATCGAACATTCCCAGCAGATTGGACTGATTCCGGAAACCATACTGGGCCAGCTGAAAGACGACATCGGCAGCAACGCGAGCATGCTGATGAGCAATGTGACggacaaaaagaagaaaaagcgccGCAGCGGTTCGCTAACACGCATGTTCAATGGGTTCAAGAAGATGGTAAGTGCGATCGGGTCGTCGGAGAATTTGGACAAAACGGATGAAAAGTGTGAAAATGATCCAACTCTAACGATTGGTACGCCCTGTTTGAGTAAATCGGCAAAGAAACGAAAGGTAACGGAGGGTAACGCGTTCAGTGCGAAAAAGAA AAAGGAAGTGACCTCCATGTTGCCGGATAATCATGATCTACTACCCTGCACTCCCCTTGTTGTTAA ggaaccaaaaaaaagccgaTTAAGCCTCGGAGGTAGTAAGAAACCGGGCAAAGTGGTGCAACGTTTGCTGCCGAGCGGTTCAATTCCGTCGATTGCCGAGGGCAAACCAATGGAACGGCGTTGGAGCGTAGTTGGTGCACCGTGGGGccgcaaaaaacacaaccgcaACAAACCGCCGGAGACGGATAGCAAAGCAGACGGTGATTCGGGAGCTAAGACTGAGGATGAGCTCGATTCGGAATCGAGGCGAAAATCGCTGCTGCTTGCCGGTGGACGCATGTCTCCGGTAGTGTCCATGCCTTGCCTGGTCAGTGTGGACCCACTCTCCACGACGATGAACAACATGAACGGCGAGCTGGTAGAGGTGACAGCGGAAGATGAAGCCGACGGCGAGGACTTCCTCAAGATCCGACGCAGCGAGTATGAAGCGATCAAAAAGCGGATGTCGGATATTGAGACGAAGCTGTCGAAGGAATTCACTGCACTGGTCGGGCGGGAAGATGTGCTACTGGACAATGTCGAGGACAAGTATCGGCAAACGTTGGAGCAGACGGAACCGATCGAAGCGACCTGCGCCACGACGGATCAGCTGGCGAAACGACTGAGTCGTGAGCTGAAAATCCGGCGAAGCGGCGAACATAAGGTGATTCGATCGCCGAGCgcaagaaaaattggcacCATTCGTCGACGCAGCCAGGAAGCGGTACGATTGTCGCGCAACCAATCGTGGCACATTGGCAACGGCACGAAAGACTTTTCCGCCGCTGTTGCGAACGGCGCAACGGTGGATCTATCGTTCTACACCAAGCCGGGCGGATTGAGGCGTGGCCGTCCGAACACAGTCCAGACTGGCCTGAAGGCCCCTGACCCATCTACGACGACGGCTACGACTGGCGCAGATTTGGAGCCGGCTGTGAGGGCgatagaaaaacaaaccaccacaCCACTTAGGACCAGCTTAACGACCAGCATGGGCGGAGGAAACTACACGGACgaagagaaggaagaaaaatgggTCAATGCGGAAAGCTACTTCGAGACGCACAACGTCACTGACGATAATGCGTCAAGTGTAATGGATACAACGGCCGAATTTCTCACACCCTGTAAGGTGCTGATGGAAGATTACTTCAAGACGCCAGAGCAAACGTCTCGCCGGGCATCGTTACGATCCGCTTCAAAGCAGCAGAACGCTTTCTGCACCCCAACACCTTTCGTGACGCGAATCGACATCAATACGCAGGGCATCAAGACGCCGATGCTGCCGCCGGTGGTTCCGCCGCGCATAAAAACACCCGCTCGGACACCGAAACTTCCGCCACGCACGCCGGGCAGCGCGGTACGGCAGCCCGACTCGGCCAGCCTGCTCAAGTCACACATTACACCGCTGCAGGAAGCGCAAAGCGGCCGCGCATCCATTGCGCGCATTCGCAGCCAAAATGCGGGCATGGTCATGGCCAAGGCAAAGCTGTTCGATGGGCTGGTGACGAACTCGGGACACGATTCCCTATCCGGAGGTGCACCCGGGAAGCGAACACCGATCGCCAACCGTCGTCAAAGTGCCAAATTTCGTTCGGCGACCGTTGCAATGCCGCTGACCGTTGCCGCGTCTGAAGCAACCGGTGCACTGCCGCGCGAATCCGGCGTACATATTCGCCAGATACAGAAACTACGCTCATCATCGGCACACCATCACGGCAGCGTACACCGCAGCCCGCGAAAATCGACCCCCCGAAAGCGGGCGTTCACCAAGTCGACCCACGGCGGTGCGATAAACCGGCGGGAAAAGCTCCGCCAAGCGACCAAGGGTAGCGGCACGGCCAATGCACTCGGGTCCGCCGGAGCGACACTGTCCTCCAAGGCGCTGCTTAGCTCTCCTCGCATCGTTCGCCGGTTGCAGGAAAATATGCACGAACATCTTTCTGCCGCGAACGTGAATGTTGTGTCGCTCTCGCCAAACATAAAGGGTAACGTGGGGAGTAAGTCAGCGATGGCTTCGCCCAAGATGACGACACCGCACATCCGTAAGCAATTGCTGCGCAACTCACCCAGACGCATCCTGGCAGCGACGCCAGGTCGAGACAATCGCATGCCACACGGCGGAGAGCGATTTCAAACGCCTCTGAAGGCCACCCCACTATCCCGTCTAGCGATCTGTACCGCGCCCGGGTTTGAGAACAGTCCCGACCGAACGCCCCATACCCGAGCGGCCAATGTTCGTTGA